In Lolium rigidum isolate FL_2022 chromosome 7, APGP_CSIRO_Lrig_0.1, whole genome shotgun sequence, the DNA window AAGCGTCTCGTGTGATAAGCTACCAGAGAATGCCACAAGACATAGTGTACACGGTTGGTCATAAGTGATGCCAAGTGTTTTTCTAGACAGATGAATTGGACCATTATGCTCTTTTTTACATTATTAAATAACATTTTATTTTTGTGCATTTTTTAGATATTTATTTTTGCTGACATGGGACATAAGGTGTGCATACGCGTGAAATAAGCAATAAAGATCCCAGACCTTTCGTTTTTGTGTGTGCATGCACTGCACGCCCTGCTCCTGCTCACAATGGGCTAGCCCATTAGGCTTTTTTTCTTATCTTTACTTATTTATGTTCTATTTTGATTCTGCTTTTATTACAGGTATTAATTCTTTTTTTATTCTAGATTTATCTGTTGTTTATATTTTTCCTTTTACCTTTTGTTTTTAAGTTTTTTTATTATTGcttataaaaaaattcaaataggctgaaaatgaaaaggaaacaAAAGTATAAAACCAAAAAAGGTAAATAAAAAGAATATAAGATAAGgaataaacaaaaaaaagtacTAAGAAAAACACAGGCCAAAGGGGAAACGGGTGCTACTATATATCACTTTACGCGATGCGACATGACCCTTTGGCCTAAAGGGGAGACTACCTAGGCAGGCCAAGTAAAAGTTAttgtttctttccttttcttctatttttattttaaaaatatttaaattaaaaaatgttcaaatctaaagaagttcaaattttaaaaagtctgAATTAAAAAAGGTTTAATTTTACAAAGGGTTCAAATCTAAAATGTTTGGATCTAAAAAGTAcaaatttgaaataaatatttttaaaaaaatagattttaaaatgttcaatcaAACTGACCGGAAAACCCAGAAGAAAAACCGAAAGAAAACCTACAAAACTGAGAAAAATTAACTACATGTGTcgttaaatgggccagcccacctATCCAAACGCTTCAGGCGGGAGCGAATCACACCTGCACTGAGTGGCAAATAGGTTTTGACAGGGAAACCGCAAAAGCGTTAGAGAAatgccgaccttcgcgaagggaaagcAACTTCGCACGTGACAAGTGGCGcgatgtggtgccagaaaatccatGAAAACTGATCTCCCTGCTCGCCATGTGTCGCAAGGGAAAGCAACGTGGGGATGaggaaagagagagaagagagggaatgatgtgttgtgtgaggttttccttttttttatagattcgttttttcaaaaaatGAAATATATCTCGAGAACTGCAAGTCCAAATTAAGAACCGTTTCTCCTTTTGAGATCTTcgagtcgagatcttcaaaagtagatcccatgttgataagtttcgagatatttttttttcgtacttctaaTACTAATATGATTGTTCGTGGTGTGTACATAattgtactcgtgtttcaacttgTAAGTATTTCTGTTTTAAGTGTATTTGGTGcaaatttttccctttactcggtaactgtactcgctcgtgtgcgccactgtacATGTACTTACTCGTGTATACATGCTCATGTGCGCGATTGTACCTGCTCATGTGCGCCGCTATACTTCTGTATATGTACTTCCTCGTGTAGACGACTATACATGCTCATGTGCGCGACTGTACATGCGTGTGTGCGTGACTGTATTTGTACTCGTCCGTGTGCGCAATTGTACTCGTGTTGTGCGTAATTGTACTCGTGTGTATGGTCTGCGTGGGAGTACTAATCATGGTGCGCGCAGAGCGTGTAGTGCCGTTCTATGGCGGTTCAGTTTTCCCTTCCCAATTGTTGGTCTTTATTTGTGGTACCGGGAAAACCGTGCAAGGAGGATGCACGCAAAAAACTGGAAGTAGACATGCTAATCATGTCCACAAACCACACAGATCCATGGGCCATGGATCatgaggctgctcatagtggggagtaacttagactagtaacatatgccatgttactagtctaggttactaccttcatagtgggtagtaacttatatgtggtgtcatgcattgtatcatttattatgttatagactcattttgccttggggtgtgtgatgttatggtaacatagctagttaccacctcagtctctttcttcatttattcgcatgccatgtcaccaaaatgtcttgagatgtgtgatgttactagctatgttactcccactatgagcagtctgaaGAGTAAGCTTACGGTACGGCACCGAGTCTGACTTCTTGACATTGTAGTCCGTTCCGGACATGCATGTCCTAGTTCGACATGGTTACCAGGTTAATGAATCTCCAAGGGGAAGATTTATACCCTACCACGGATCGTCGATAGGTAACGACAGGATACGTCGTCGATGGCGGGCTGATGATCAAATAGGAAATCGAATCATAATCCCGAATCAAGCTTCGATCGAGCAACCCATCGGCCATGGCGTCTACGTCTTcgtccgcggccgcggccgcggccggagTAGTTGTAGCCGACGCCGCGGCCGCGGATCCGCTCGTCCACGTCGCCTTCAACCAGCAAGGCACGCACTTCGTGGCGGCCACGGAAACCGGGTTCCACGTCTTCTCCTGCGAGCCGCTCGAGCGCGTCATGCACCGGTCCGGCCTCACGGTCACCTCGCCCGGCGGCATGGTGTCCTCCGCCGAGCTGCTCACGCGGTCGCAGCTGGCCGTCGTGACGAGTCGGCCGAACGAAGACGATGCGATCGATTTCTGGAACGGCATGTGCAAGGAGGGGAAGGTCGCCTCGGTCACGAGCTCGCACCATAGAACGGTGGGCGGGATCCGCCTGCAGGgtgagtacatgctcgtcgccgGCGAGGAGAAGGCGAGGCTGTACTTCGGCGGCAGCCGGGAGAAGGACGTGACGACGGGGCCGAACCCGCTGGGGCTGTGCGCGATGGCGGCGGGGACGACGGAGGGGCAAGGCACGGGGTCGTCGGTCGTGTCCTACGCCCTGCCGCGGAAGTTGCTGGGCGAGGTGCAGGTCCGGCGGCGACGCACACCCGGTAGCGTCGACGTGCGCGCGCACGACTCGGCCGTGGCGTGCATGGCGCTGTCCCGCGACGGCCGGCTGCTCGCCACCGCTGGCACCCGGGGCACGCTCGTGCGCGTCTTCAGCACCGCCGACGGCTCCAAGCTGCAAGAGGTATGCGACATGACAGTAGTTTGATTCTACTTTGTCCGTTTGTCGTACTACACCAGAACTTCGTTTTACTCACGGTGTTACTGTTGGTGACTTCCTTGTAGCTAAGGAGAGGCACTGAGGGAGCGACCATCCACTGCATCGCCTTCTCTCCGGACTCCAAGTGGCTGGCCGTCACCAGCGACAGGACGACGGTGCACGTCTTCAAGCTCGGCGACTTCGACCTAACAACCTCGTCACCGGAGGACGGCGGCGATTTCGTGCTCCTGCCCGCATCACCGATGACATCTCCTTCTGCAAAACAGGGCTCATCCCTGTCTTTCCTGAAAGGTACTCCTGCAGAACAATAATCCTACACTTACGGACATAATAACCTTACGGAAACCATACGGACAAACGTGTGGCTTACGAACTCTGGATCTGCCAAAAAATCTATCTACCCTTTCTTGTCTCTGAATCTCACTGAATCTATCGACCTTCTGCAGGCTACCTACCGACCTATTTCAGTTCAGAGTGGTCGTTCGCCCATTTCAGAGTTCGTAAAGCCACCAAGTACTCCATCGCCTTTGACCAGCAGCGCCCCAACACCATTACCATTGTAGGCGTCGACACAAGGTGCGTGAAAAAATTACTCCATCCTTGCCATTCCTAGAAATAAACTAAAAGCGAGTTTTTGGCGGAATCTCGCTGGACATCTTAACACATACACACACTCACACTAGCGTGTGTGTATATATGCCACTCTTTCATGCATTTTGTTTAGAATTGAAGTAGCCTACCGTTCCATGCTCACAACGACCCTATGCCTTCAGCTTCTACCGGTGCGAGTTCGACCCCGTGAAAGGAGGCGCCATGCGCGAGCTCAAATACTGCAGGAACTTCATGGATGCTTCTACCAAGTAATGATGGATGCGACTGCGACAAGAATTTTTCTCTGCTCAACAAGTGGAATTTTAACGAAACaaatgcatcgattgatgcaaagACTGTGCATCACTTCTCGGGGGAAAATAGCGCCTCCTTTCTTTACCATTGATTTTATTTAATCTCTCCGTGGATTAGAAGATCGTGTTGCCCGTCTTCATCTACTTGTGTTTTGTTGAGAGTATATTATCTAGTATCTCCCTGCGTTACGACCCATAGCAATGTTTGCAAATGAGAGGTTGTGTGTTGTGACCTTTCATTTGTTAGGATTTCAAGAACTAtaggaacaaaatataaaaagATTCAGAACCATGGAGGGACATTTTCTTAAATGGATCTAGGGTTGTATTGCACCATGCCGCGCAATGTACAATATTAGCCGCGAGAGCCGCATCGATTCCCAATGTATGTCACATGCTTCCCTCTCTCATGTCGTTGATGCCTCTGTCGTTTTTTCCGACTCTTAGAATTTATCATGCCTCTGCAACCTACTATTGTCTTCAATGATTTAGTTACACTGCTAAGACGGGAAATTGCACCCCAACAAAGCCTTGTCTGCCAAGACACACATTACATGTTGTGGGGCACTCTGTGTGACCACATAAATCGctatttttttttgcgagaaatccaccgatctattaataatcatcaacggtAGTACAAATAGCCCAAgaagtaaagaaaattacaaattggtactcggaccacctagcgacgactacagacactagcacgagccgaaggcgcgccgctatcctcgcccctccatcgctgGAGTCAgggaaagcttgtcgtagtagacagacggga includes these proteins:
- the LOC124672957 gene encoding autophagy-related protein 18d-like; amino-acid sequence: MHCQDTARCKEIQGSAIWYNKAVHGGAIHDTVRCKSDPRQCNAVQQGSARSVHCQDTMQVQKRLKAVQPRHERQQPQEYPLDQGIETDKRKEEDSYKFERQYYRLGLLRSSNPSAMASTSSSAAAAAAGVVVADAAAADPLVHVAFNQQGTHFVAATETGFHVFSCEPLERVMHRSGLTVTSPGGMVSSAELLTRSQLAVVTSRPNEDDAIDFWNGMCKEGKVASVTSSHHRTVGGIRLQGEYMLVAGEEKARLYFGGSREKDVRRRRTPGSVDVRAHDSAVACMALSRDGRLLATAGTRGTLVRVFSTADGSKLQELRRGTEGATIHCIAFSPDSKWLAVTSDRTTVHVFKLGDFDLTTSSPEDGGDFVLLPASPMTSPSAKQGSSLSFLKGYLPTYFSSEWSFAHFRVRKATKYSIAFDQQRPNTITIVGVDTSFYRCEFDPVKGGAMRELKYCRNFMDASTK